A window of Nonomuraea angiospora genomic DNA:
CAAGCGCCTCACCCAGGCCCTCCGCCTGGGCGGCGCGAGCCCGGCCCGCAGCCTCGACTCCTGACCACACCCTTGGAGGACCCCTCATGACCGACCGAATCTTCGCCGAGCTCAAGCCCGACGGGCTGGACGAGCTGGCCGAGGACGGCTACCGGCGGCGCCGCTCGGCCGACCTGGCCCGCGCCTTCGCCACGCCGCGCGTCAGGCGGCGCTCGCGGCGGCCGTTCCTGCTGGTGGCGAGCGCGGCGGCGGCCGGGCTCGCGGCCGCCACCGTGGTCGTCGCCTCCGGCGGGACGCCGGCCCCCAAGACGCAGAGCCCGGCGGTCGCGGCCAAGCCGGCGACCGCCCGCTCCTTCCTGCTCGCGGCGGCCTCGACGGCGCTGCGCGAGCCGGCCGGGTCCGGCCGCTACTGGTACCTGCGGGAGCGCACGTTCGCGAAGGTGCACAACGTGCCGGGCGATTACGCGGCCAAGCTCGATGCCCTCCGCAAGGCCCAGGAGGACAAGGAGGCGGGGCTCAAGGGCGCCCCCGAGCGGCTGGCCGCCGCGAAGAAGGAGTTCGACAGGAAGGTCATGGAGCTGAAGACCGGCGGGATCGCCGAGCTGCCGTACGCGGCCTTCGCCGCCGACACCCGTGAGACCTGGCGCCCGATGAAGGCGGGCGAGACCGGCCGCAGCGTGAGCAACCAGGACGTCGAGGTCACCTTCGGCTCCCCGCAGGACGAGGCCGACTGGCGGGCGGCCGGCTCCCCCGAGCTGGCCGAGAAGAGGCCCAAGACCTACGACGACGACACCGAGCGAATCCTGTCGATCGACAACCCGAGCCTCAACCTGCGCAACCTCGGGGACCTGCCCACCGGCGAGGACGCGCTGCGCCGCCGCCTGGACGACCTCTGGAAGCGCAGCCCGAACAGCGCGGACACCGACAAGGCCGGCTACCTCTGGCAGACCGCCGTGGACCTGATGACCGCGCCGCTCAAGCCGGGCACCCGCGCGGCCCTGTTCCGCGTGCTGGCCGACCAGCCGGCCGTGACGCTGGAGGGCAGGACGTCGGACGCGCTGGGGCGCACAGGGGTCGCCCTCTCCACGCCGACGGCGCACGAGCTCACGGTGCGGCTGGTCGTGGACGAGCAGTCGGCGGAGCTGCTGCAGTACGAGCTGGCCGAGAAGGGCAAGCTCCTGCTGCGGGTGGCGCTGGAGGACATGGGCTGGTCCGACGAGCTCGGCAGGCGCCCGGCCGGCTGAGGCCCCGGCCGGACGCCTGTCACGGGGGGGCTCAGCGGCGCCAGATCACCGCGGAGGGGGTGCCGGCGTCCACGGTGACGTCGCCGTTCCAGGCGAGGAAGGACTCCTGGGGCAGGTAGTCCTGCCCCAGGAAGAAGCCGCGCTTGATGCCGGTGACGTGCACGACCGCGCCGTTGTCGGT
This region includes:
- a CDS encoding CU044_5270 family protein, translated to MTDRIFAELKPDGLDELAEDGYRRRRSADLARAFATPRVRRRSRRPFLLVASAAAAGLAAATVVVASGGTPAPKTQSPAVAAKPATARSFLLAAASTALREPAGSGRYWYLRERTFAKVHNVPGDYAAKLDALRKAQEDKEAGLKGAPERLAAAKKEFDRKVMELKTGGIAELPYAAFAADTRETWRPMKAGETGRSVSNQDVEVTFGSPQDEADWRAAGSPELAEKRPKTYDDDTERILSIDNPSLNLRNLGDLPTGEDALRRRLDDLWKRSPNSADTDKAGYLWQTAVDLMTAPLKPGTRAALFRVLADQPAVTLEGRTSDALGRTGVALSTPTAHELTVRLVVDEQSAELLQYELAEKGKLLLRVALEDMGWSDELGRRPAG